A DNA window from Coffea arabica cultivar ET-39 chromosome 6c, Coffea Arabica ET-39 HiFi, whole genome shotgun sequence contains the following coding sequences:
- the LOC113693806 gene encoding E3 ubiquitin-protein ligase AIRP2 isoform X1 yields MMRKSFKDSLKALEADIQHANTLASDYPREYDGACLQMRLSYSPCAHIFLFLVQWTDCHLAAILGFLRILIYKAYEDGRTSMSVHERKATIKEFYGVIFPSLLQLQRGITEVEERKQREICAKKYTRSYEMGKGKLSEIEIEREEECGICMEMKSKVVLPSCNHSLCLKCYRDWRARSQSCPFCRDSLKRVNSGDLWIYTSSCEIIELSAIAKENLKRLFMYIEKLPLLVPDAVLVSYDPQFR; encoded by the exons ATGATGAGGAAGTCTTTTAAGGATTCTCTCAAAGCCCTTGAAGCTGACATCCAACATGCCAATACCTT GGCTTCTGATTATCCTAGAGAATATGATGGAGCTTGCCTCCAGATGAGACTATCATATAGTCCTTGTGCccacatttttctctttctcgtCCAGTGGACGGATTGTCACCTCGCTGCAATTCTTGGCTTTCTCAGGATCCTTATTTATAAG GCATACGAAGATGGTAGGACATCCATGTCCGTTCATGAAAGGAAAGCTACTATAAAGGAATTTTATG GTGTGATATTCCCCTCCTTGCTGCAACTTCAAAGGGGAATCACTGAAGttgaagaaagaaaacagagagaAATCTGTGCCAAGAAGTACACTAGAAGTTATGAAATGGGCAAAGGTAAGTTGTCTGAAATCGAAATTGAGAGAGAAGAAGAATGTGGAATTTGCATGGAGATGAAATCTAAGGTTGTTCTCCCCAGCTGCAACCACTCTCTCTGCTTGAAGTGTTATAGGGACTG GCGTGCAAGGTCTCAATCATGCCCTTTCTGTCGGGATAGTCTCAAAAGAGTAAATTCTGGAGACCTTTGGATTTACACTAGCAGTTGTGAAATTATAGAGTTGTCAGCAATTGCAAAGGAAAACTTGAAGAGACTTTTCATGTACATTGAGAAACTACCTCTTCTAGTTCCAGATGCAGTGCTGGTCTCTTATGATCCTCAATTCAGATGA
- the LOC113693806 gene encoding E3 ubiquitin-protein ligase AIRP2 isoform X3, translating into MMRKSFKDSLKALEADIQHANTLASDYPREYDGACLQMRLSYSPCAHIFLFLVQWTDCHLAAILGFLRILIYKAYEDGRTSMSVHERKATIKEFYGVIFPSLLQLQRGITEVEERKQREICAKKYTRSYEMGKGKLSEIEIEREEECGICMEMKSKVVLPSCNHSLCLKCYRDWMAIEHQCLDISM; encoded by the exons ATGATGAGGAAGTCTTTTAAGGATTCTCTCAAAGCCCTTGAAGCTGACATCCAACATGCCAATACCTT GGCTTCTGATTATCCTAGAGAATATGATGGAGCTTGCCTCCAGATGAGACTATCATATAGTCCTTGTGCccacatttttctctttctcgtCCAGTGGACGGATTGTCACCTCGCTGCAATTCTTGGCTTTCTCAGGATCCTTATTTATAAG GCATACGAAGATGGTAGGACATCCATGTCCGTTCATGAAAGGAAAGCTACTATAAAGGAATTTTATG GTGTGATATTCCCCTCCTTGCTGCAACTTCAAAGGGGAATCACTGAAGttgaagaaagaaaacagagagaAATCTGTGCCAAGAAGTACACTAGAAGTTATGAAATGGGCAAAGGTAAGTTGTCTGAAATCGAAATTGAGAGAGAAGAAGAATGTGGAATTTGCATGGAGATGAAATCTAAGGTTGTTCTCCCCAGCTGCAACCACTCTCTCTGCTTGAAGTGTTATAGGGACTG GATGGCCATTGAGCACCAGTGTCTAGATATCTCAATGTGA
- the LOC113693806 gene encoding E3 ubiquitin-protein ligase AIRP2 isoform X2, protein MPIPCMASDYPREYDGACLQMRLSYSPCAHIFLFLVQWTDCHLAAILGFLRILIYKAYEDGRTSMSVHERKATIKEFYGVIFPSLLQLQRGITEVEERKQREICAKKYTRSYEMGKGKLSEIEIEREEECGICMEMKSKVVLPSCNHSLCLKCYRDWRARSQSCPFCRDSLKRVNSGDLWIYTSSCEIIELSAIAKENLKRLFMYIEKLPLLVPDAVLVSYDPQFR, encoded by the exons ATGCCAATACCTTGTAT GGCTTCTGATTATCCTAGAGAATATGATGGAGCTTGCCTCCAGATGAGACTATCATATAGTCCTTGTGCccacatttttctctttctcgtCCAGTGGACGGATTGTCACCTCGCTGCAATTCTTGGCTTTCTCAGGATCCTTATTTATAAG GCATACGAAGATGGTAGGACATCCATGTCCGTTCATGAAAGGAAAGCTACTATAAAGGAATTTTATG GTGTGATATTCCCCTCCTTGCTGCAACTTCAAAGGGGAATCACTGAAGttgaagaaagaaaacagagagaAATCTGTGCCAAGAAGTACACTAGAAGTTATGAAATGGGCAAAGGTAAGTTGTCTGAAATCGAAATTGAGAGAGAAGAAGAATGTGGAATTTGCATGGAGATGAAATCTAAGGTTGTTCTCCCCAGCTGCAACCACTCTCTCTGCTTGAAGTGTTATAGGGACTG GCGTGCAAGGTCTCAATCATGCCCTTTCTGTCGGGATAGTCTCAAAAGAGTAAATTCTGGAGACCTTTGGATTTACACTAGCAGTTGTGAAATTATAGAGTTGTCAGCAATTGCAAAGGAAAACTTGAAGAGACTTTTCATGTACATTGAGAAACTACCTCTTCTAGTTCCAGATGCAGTGCTGGTCTCTTATGATCCTCAATTCAGATGA
- the LOC113691527 gene encoding HMG1/2-like protein isoform X2, protein MADQSSKRKAKKEKMAKKDPNKPKRPPSAFFLFLEEFRNTFKKEHPDVKAVSAVGKAGGAKWKSMTPADKAPYEAKAAKRKSEYERLINAYNKKQESSADEGEGESEKSKSEIQDDEEESGQDEEEEEEDDDDDDD, encoded by the exons ATGGCAGATCAGAGTAGTAAAAGGAAGGCtaagaaggagaaaatggcCAAGAAAGATCCCAATAAGCCTAAGAGGCCCCCCAGTGCCTTCTTTTTATTCCT TGAAGAGTTCAGAAATACATTTAAGAAGGAACATCCTGATGTTAAGGCCGTCTCAGCT GTTGGGAAAGCTGGAGGGGCGAAGTGGAAATCCATGACTCCAGCG GATAAAGCTCCATATGAAGCTAAAGCTGCAAAGAGGAAGTCTGAGTATGAGAGGCTTATAAATGCCTACAACAAAAAGCAG GAAAGCTCAGCTGATGAGGGTGAGGGGGAATCGGAGAAGTCCAAGTCTGAAATTCAGGATGACGAAGAAGAGAGTGGGCAG gatgaggaggaggaagaagaagacgatGACGACGACGATGACTGA
- the LOC113691527 gene encoding high mobility group B protein 1-like isoform X1 has protein sequence MKTGKGKGAVKKDTKEALKPVHDRGVGKRKAVFMADQSSKRKAKKEKMAKKDPNKPKRPPSAFFLFLEEFRNTFKKEHPDVKAVSAVGKAGGAKWKSMTPADKAPYEAKAAKRKSEYERLINAYNKKQESSADEGEGESEKSKSEIQDDEEESGQDEEEEEEDDDDDDD, from the exons ATGAAGACTGGGAAGGGCAAGGGGGCAGTGAAAAAGGACACAAAAGAAGCATTGAAGCCTGTCCATGAtag AGGAGTTGGGAAGAGAAAGGCAGTCTTCATGGCAGATCAGAGTAGTAAAAGGAAGGCtaagaaggagaaaatggcCAAGAAAGATCCCAATAAGCCTAAGAGGCCCCCCAGTGCCTTCTTTTTATTCCT TGAAGAGTTCAGAAATACATTTAAGAAGGAACATCCTGATGTTAAGGCCGTCTCAGCT GTTGGGAAAGCTGGAGGGGCGAAGTGGAAATCCATGACTCCAGCG GATAAAGCTCCATATGAAGCTAAAGCTGCAAAGAGGAAGTCTGAGTATGAGAGGCTTATAAATGCCTACAACAAAAAGCAG GAAAGCTCAGCTGATGAGGGTGAGGGGGAATCGGAGAAGTCCAAGTCTGAAATTCAGGATGACGAAGAAGAGAGTGGGCAG gatgaggaggaggaagaagaagacgatGACGACGACGATGACTGA
- the LOC113692524 gene encoding chlorophyll a-b binding protein CP29.1, chloroplastic-like produces the protein MATTTTAAATSSFLGTRLPEVHSSSGRVQARFGFGPKKAPKKIAKRTSDRPLWFPGATAPDYLDGSLVGDYGFDPFGLGKPAEYLQFELDSLDQNLAKNVAGDIIGTRTEVADVKSTPFQPYNEVFGLQRFRECELIHGRWAMLATLGALAVEWLTGVTWQDAGKVELVEGSSYLGQPLPFSMSTLIWIEVLLIGYIEFQRNAELDPEKRLYPGGSFFDPLGLAADPEKKATLQLAEIKHARLAMVAALGFAVQAAATGKGPLNNWATHLSDPLHTTIFDTFGLFS, from the exons ATGGCCACCACCACCACAGCGGCCGCTACATCCTCCTTCCTTGGAACCCGTCTTCCGGAGGTCCACTCCAGCTCCGGTCGTGTCCAGGCAAGGTTTGGTTTCGGACCCAAGAAAGCTCCTAAAAAGATCGCAAAGCGCACCTCAGACCGTCCATTGTGGTTTCCAGGAGCCACAGCACCAGACTATCTGGACGGCAGCCTCGTGGGTGACTATGGGTTCGATCCCTTCGGACTAGGCAAGCCGGCCGAGTACTTGCAATTTGAGTTGGACTCCTTGGACCAGAACTTGGCTAAAAACGTTGCCGGTGACATCATCGGAACCAGGACTGAAGTCGCGGACGTGAAATCAACTCCATTTCAGCCCTACAACGAAGTCTTTGGCTTGCAGCGGTTCAGAGAATGTGAGTTGATCCACGGAAGGTGGGCTATGTTGGCTACTCTTGGCGCCTTGGCTGTCGAGTGGCTCACCGGAGTTACCTGGCAGGATGCCGGAAAG GTTGAGCTTGTGGAAGGATCATCATACCTGGGCCAACCACTTCCATTCTCCATGAGCACATTGATCTGGATTGAGGTGCTGCTCATTGGATACATTGAGTTCCAAAGGAATGCCGAGCTCGACCCCGAAAAGAGGCTGTACCCTGGCGGAAGTTTCTTTGACCCGCTTGGGTTGGCTGCTGACCCTGAGAAGAAGGCTACCCTTCAACTTGCCGAGATCAAGCATGCCCGCCTTGCCATGGTTGCCGCCCTCGGCTTTGCCGTCCAAGCCGCCGCAACCGGCAAAGGCCCGCTTAACAACTGGGCTACCCACTTGAGCGACCCTCTCCACACGACCATTTTTGACACCTTTGGACTTTTCTCTTAG